A single region of the Pueribacillus theae genome encodes:
- a CDS encoding DUF881 domain-containing protein translates to MKPQSIIVFTLSTIILGFMLAVQFQTVKKPIERDTRNIWELREDLEKEKKQQVKLNSEIAKYQTLLNQYRQNPEKERTQVMKEAIEHMKEEAGFTDVEGKGVILNIEPLFSEELIGEEVPTLQPELLMRLMNQLNSFGTSQMQISNQRVITTTAIREVNGETYVNNRPLPDLPIEIRIISEDAVKLFDQMKASKITDDFAEENLSITARLKNKVEISAYDRQLNIKKMKQYKEDS, encoded by the coding sequence TTGAAGCCGCAATCAATCATTGTCTTTACGTTAAGTACGATTATACTTGGCTTTATGCTTGCTGTTCAATTTCAAACAGTTAAAAAGCCAATCGAACGGGATACAAGGAATATTTGGGAATTAAGAGAGGATTTAGAAAAAGAAAAGAAACAGCAAGTGAAATTAAACTCCGAAATTGCTAAATATCAAACGCTATTAAATCAATACAGGCAAAATCCTGAAAAAGAAAGAACTCAAGTGATGAAAGAAGCAATCGAACATATGAAAGAGGAAGCAGGCTTTACTGATGTAGAAGGAAAAGGCGTTATTTTGAATATTGAACCGCTATTCTCAGAAGAATTGATTGGAGAAGAAGTGCCTACACTTCAACCAGAACTTCTTATGAGGCTTATGAATCAATTGAATTCCTTTGGAACAAGCCAAATGCAAATATCAAATCAGCGAGTTATCACAACAACTGCCATTAGAGAAGTAAACGGGGAAACGTATGTGAACAATCGTCCACTACCGGATTTGCCAATTGAAATTAGAATCATCTCGGAAGATGCGGTAAAACTTTTTGATCAAATGAAAGCATCAAAAATTACAGATGATTTTGCTGAGGAAAATTTGTCGATTACGGCAAGGTTAAAAAATAAAGTGGAAATATCTGCATACGATCGTCAATTAAATATAAAAAAGATGAAACAGTATAAGGAGGATTCATAA
- a CDS encoding cell division protein FtsQ/DivIB, with protein sequence MKNGKVVTIEDRIPKLKAARQRKANRRFILYISIFFLLILLVVYLQSPLSKVGKIKINGNHYVTNSAILKSGGLSKETSFWNINTKELEKKIIAANLQISDVTIERKLPNVLSIEVNEFSRVAYLKEKDTFYPILENGKVIHQLSSKQIPVNAPILIDLKEEKLEELASELKKLPQSLIQRISEINHAPSETVSYDLIIFMNDGFEVRTSIRDFSKNMKKYPSIVSEIEPGKKGIIHINVSSYFEAFETEEAAKVESEG encoded by the coding sequence ATGAAAAATGGGAAGGTCGTTACGATAGAAGACCGTATTCCTAAATTAAAGGCAGCGCGGCAACGTAAAGCAAATCGAAGATTCATTCTCTATATTTCAATCTTTTTTTTGTTGATTTTGCTTGTCGTTTACTTACAATCTCCATTAAGTAAAGTTGGAAAAATAAAGATTAATGGCAACCATTATGTTACAAATTCAGCGATTTTGAAATCAGGGGGATTATCGAAAGAGACAAGCTTTTGGAATATTAATACGAAAGAATTGGAAAAGAAAATAATCGCAGCGAATCTTCAAATTTCTGACGTTACGATAGAAAGAAAGCTTCCAAACGTACTTTCAATCGAAGTGAATGAATTTTCAAGAGTTGCTTACTTAAAAGAGAAAGATACATTTTACCCTATTCTTGAAAACGGCAAAGTGATTCATCAATTATCATCAAAACAAATACCGGTGAACGCCCCGATTCTTATCGATTTGAAAGAAGAGAAGCTTGAAGAATTAGCATCAGAGTTAAAGAAACTGCCCCAAAGCCTTATTCAAAGAATTTCAGAAATTAATCATGCGCCATCGGAAACTGTCTCTTACGATTTAATTATTTTTATGAACGACGGTTTCGAAGTAAGAACATCAATAAGAGATTTTTCCAAAAACATGAAAAAATATCCATCTATTGTCAGCGAGATTGAACCAGGAAAAAAAGGTATTATTCACATAAATGTCAGCTCCTATTTTGAAGCGTTCGAAACCGAGGAGGCAGCTAAGGTTGAAAGTGAAGGGTAA
- the spoVE gene encoding stage V sporulation protein E, protein MFKKKAQPDYLLIVSTLLLLTIGLIMVYSASAIWADFRFHDPFFFAKRQLLFAGVGVFAMFFIMNVDYWVWQKWSKVLLIICFILLILVLIPGVGLVRGGARSWLGVGAFSIQPSEFMKIAMIIFLARYLSQHQKKITSLRKGLIPSLSLVLIAFAFIMLQPDLGTGAVMVCTCIVMIFIAGARILHFFSLGLIGLIGLAGLIISAPYRIKRITSYLDPWSDPLGSGFQIIQSLYAIGPGGLMGLGLGQSRQKFFYLPEPQTDFIFAVLVEELGFLGGVFVLALFCIMLWRGISIASGAPDLFGSFLAIGIIGMLAIQVFINISVVIGLLPVTGITLPFLSYGGSSLTLMLFSIGILLNISRYARY, encoded by the coding sequence ATGTTTAAGAAAAAGGCTCAGCCTGATTATTTACTCATTGTGTCTACACTTTTGCTATTAACAATTGGATTAATTATGGTCTATAGCGCAAGTGCGATATGGGCAGATTTCCGATTTCATGATCCTTTCTTTTTTGCGAAACGCCAACTTTTATTTGCAGGCGTTGGTGTCTTTGCAATGTTTTTTATAATGAATGTTGACTATTGGGTTTGGCAAAAATGGTCAAAGGTGCTGCTCATTATATGTTTTATTTTGCTTATTCTCGTATTAATCCCCGGGGTTGGGCTCGTTAGAGGCGGGGCAAGAAGCTGGCTTGGAGTAGGTGCTTTTTCGATTCAACCTTCTGAGTTTATGAAAATAGCGATGATCATTTTTTTAGCTAGGTATTTGTCGCAGCACCAAAAAAAGATCACGTCATTACGAAAAGGGCTTATCCCTTCGCTGTCTCTCGTACTCATCGCATTCGCATTCATCATGCTTCAGCCAGATTTAGGGACAGGGGCTGTCATGGTATGCACGTGCATTGTCATGATTTTTATTGCCGGAGCGAGAATTTTACACTTTTTTAGCTTAGGGCTTATCGGTTTAATCGGTTTGGCCGGACTCATTATATCAGCCCCTTACAGGATTAAGCGCATCACTTCCTATCTTGATCCGTGGAGCGATCCGTTGGGAAGCGGCTTTCAAATTATTCAATCCCTTTATGCAATTGGTCCGGGAGGATTGATGGGCTTGGGACTAGGGCAAAGCCGGCAAAAATTTTTTTATCTGCCTGAGCCGCAAACGGATTTTATCTTTGCTGTTTTAGTTGAAGAACTAGGTTTTCTAGGCGGCGTTTTTGTACTTGCTCTTTTCTGTATCATGCTCTGGCGGGGGATTAGTATTGCAAGCGGGGCACCTGACCTGTTTGGCAGCTTTCTTGCGATTGGAATTATCGGCATGCTTGCGATTCAAGTGTTTATAAATATCAGTGTTGTCATTGGTTTATTGCCGGTAACAGGAATCACGCTTCCGTTTCTTAGCTACGGCGGATCGTCACTAACGCTCATGCTTTTCAGCATTGGTATTTTATTGAATATAAGCCGGTATGCAAGATATTAA
- the ftsA gene encoding cell division protein FtsA: MSNNDIFVSLDIGTSNVKVIIGEMVDDSLNIIGVGTAPSNGINKGAIVDIDETVHSIKKAIEQAERMVGVQIDSVIVGVGGNHIQLQPCHGVVAVSSEDREIRNEDVMRVIDAAEVVSIPPEREIIDVIPKQFIVDGLDEINDPRGMIGVRLEMEGTLITGSKTILHNLLRCVERAGLIIADICLQPIAAGSIALSKDEKDLGVALIDIGGGCTTISVFEDGSLQKTNVIPIGGEHITKDISVGLRINMEEAERIKLKHGHAFIDLSSEEEVFKVTRIGSSVEEEFNQFEISHIIEARASEIMELADEEIARMGYTNLPGGYVLTGGVAALPGILELSHHILQNNVRLASPDYLGVREPQYTTGVGLIQFTYRNIKVQGREVAAAISSENSVKTKKKPAEQKKKREEHVPGIGTKVKSWFGSFFD; encoded by the coding sequence TTGAGCAACAATGATATATTTGTAAGTTTAGACATCGGTACATCCAATGTAAAAGTAATCATCGGTGAAATGGTAGATGATTCTTTAAACATTATAGGCGTTGGAACGGCTCCTTCAAATGGAATAAATAAAGGAGCCATAGTCGATATAGATGAAACAGTCCATTCGATAAAAAAAGCAATTGAACAGGCTGAGAGAATGGTCGGCGTACAAATCGATTCGGTCATTGTAGGAGTTGGTGGCAACCATATTCAACTGCAGCCTTGCCACGGAGTTGTTGCTGTATCGAGTGAAGACAGAGAGATTCGCAACGAAGATGTTATGCGCGTCATTGATGCCGCAGAGGTAGTGTCCATTCCTCCAGAAAGAGAAATTATCGATGTGATCCCTAAACAATTTATCGTTGATGGACTAGATGAGATTAATGATCCTAGAGGGATGATTGGCGTTCGGCTTGAGATGGAAGGCACACTTATTACCGGCTCGAAAACCATTTTACATAATTTGCTGAGGTGTGTAGAAAGGGCTGGATTAATCATTGCCGATATTTGTTTACAACCAATTGCCGCAGGATCAATAGCCCTTTCAAAAGACGAGAAAGATTTGGGAGTGGCATTGATTGATATTGGAGGAGGTTGTACGACAATCTCTGTTTTTGAAGATGGAAGTTTACAAAAAACAAATGTCATTCCAATAGGCGGGGAACATATTACGAAAGATATTTCCGTCGGGCTTCGAATTAATATGGAAGAAGCTGAAAGAATCAAATTAAAACACGGCCATGCTTTTATTGATCTGTCATCTGAAGAAGAAGTCTTTAAGGTTACTAGAATTGGCAGCTCGGTTGAAGAGGAATTTAACCAATTTGAAATTTCTCATATCATTGAAGCAAGGGCTTCTGAGATCATGGAATTGGCCGATGAGGAAATAGCACGGATGGGGTATACAAACCTTCCCGGCGGATATGTTTTAACAGGTGGAGTTGCTGCATTGCCGGGAATCCTTGAATTATCCCACCATATTCTCCAAAACAATGTTAGGCTTGCTTCTCCTGACTATCTTGGCGTTAGAGAACCGCAATATACAACTGGCGTTGGTTTAATCCAGTTTACTTACCGAAATATAAAAGTCCAAGGAAGAGAAGTGGCCGCAGCAATAAGCAGTGAAAATAGTGTGAAAACAAAAAAGAAACCAGCTGAACAGAAGAAAAAGCGGGAAGAACATGTTCCCGGCATAGGAACGAAAGTAAAAAGCTGGTTTGGCTCTTTTTTTGACTAA
- a CDS encoding IS3 family transposase (programmed frameshift) has translation MAKFTSEEKLQAVKSYLNGMEGYKTVAKSIGVSSGVLHNWIKQYEFAGEAAFDKPYTTFSPQFKMDVLNYMVEQGTSIRKTAAIFNIPAPSTLFKWKTDFESGGLDALKPKKKGRPTMNKNSKKPTPAEGSVEALQEELERLRMENAYFKKVECLSSKQGKITKQDKAQVVYELRHEFPVKALLKLAEIPRSTYYYWVKNMGKPDPDAQLKKIIQSIYDEHEGRLGYRRIRDELRNRKLKINHKKVQRIMKELGLKCLVRMKKYRSYKGTVGKIASNILDRNFKADKPNEKWVTDITEFKLFGEKLYLSSILDLYNGEIITYTLGSRPTYSLVSTMLDQAFERLKGEENLLIHSDQGWHYQMKKYQLSLSERGITQSMSRKGNCYDNAVIESFFGIMKSEFLYLKEFESVEHFKKELEKYIDYYNHKRIKAKLKGMSPVQYRVHAQLAA, from the exons ATGGCCAAATTTACTTCAGAAGAAAAGTTACAAGCCGTCAAAAGCTATCTAAATGGGATGGAAGGGTACAAAACAGTGGCTAAATCCATTGGTGTTAGTTCTGGTGTTCTCCACAATTGGATTAAACAATATGAGTTCGCTGGTGAGGCGGCTTTCGATAAGCCCTATACAACCTTCTCCCCGCAGTTTAAAATGGATGTACTTAATTATATGGTCGAACAAGGGACATCCATTAGGAAAACGGCTGCGATATTTAATATCCCGGCACCGTCAACACTTTTTAAATGGAAGACTGATTTTGAATCCGGAGGATTGGATGCCCTCAAACCAAAGAAAAAGGGGCGTCCAACCATGAATAAAAACTCAAAGAAACCAACACCGGCAGAAGGATCTGTAGAAGCACTCCAGGAGGAACTAGAACGTTTACGTATGGAGAATGCGTATT TTAAAAAAGTTGAATGCCTTAGTTCAAAACAAGGAAAAATCACCAAACAAGACAAAGCGCAAGTAGTCTATGAATTAAGGCATGAATTTCCGGTGAAAGCACTTTTGAAGCTCGCAGAAATCCCTCGAAGCACCTATTATTATTGGGTGAAAAACATGGGGAAGCCTGATCCAGATGCACAGTTGAAGAAGATCATTCAATCTATTTATGATGAGCATGAAGGTCGTCTTGGCTATCGCCGTATTCGGGACGAATTAAGGAATCGGAAGCTCAAGATAAACCACAAAAAGGTTCAGCGTATCATGAAGGAATTAGGCCTGAAATGCCTGGTACGTATGAAGAAATACCGTTCATACAAGGGAACGGTCGGTAAGATTGCCTCCAACATTTTAGACCGCAATTTCAAAGCTGATAAACCAAATGAGAAATGGGTGACCGATATTACTGAATTTAAACTGTTTGGAGAGAAGCTTTACCTATCATCGATTCTCGATTTATATAACGGTGAAATCATTACCTATACATTAGGTTCTAGACCAACGTATTCCCTTGTTTCCACTATGCTGGATCAAGCTTTTGAAAGGTTAAAGGGAGAGGAAAACCTTCTCATTCATTCCGATCAAGGCTGGCACTATCAGATGAAGAAATACCAACTTTCCCTAAGCGAACGTGGCATCACACAAAGTATGTCCCGTAAGGGAAACTGTTACGATAACGCCGTGATTGAAAGTTTCTTTGGGATCATGAAATCAGAATTTCTCTACCTAAAGGAATTTGAAAGTGTAGAGCACTTTAAAAAGGAACTAGAAAAATACATAGATTACTATAATCACAAACGGATTAAGGCAAAATTAAAGGGCATGAGCCCGGTACAATACCGAGTTCATGCCCAGTTAGCCGCCTAA
- a CDS encoding small basic family protein: MWLPLLGLLIGIFLGLSTELRVPEEYTQYLSIAVLAALDTLFGGIRAHMQSTFDDRVFISGFFSNILLAAGLAFLGVNLGVDLYLAAIFAFGVRLFNNIAIIRRILLARWSEKRKNV; the protein is encoded by the coding sequence ATGTGGCTTCCGCTACTCGGCCTATTAATTGGCATTTTTTTAGGGTTATCAACTGAATTGCGAGTGCCGGAAGAATATACACAATATCTATCAATTGCCGTGTTAGCCGCTTTGGATACTCTGTTTGGCGGCATTCGTGCACATATGCAGTCAACTTTTGATGATCGTGTTTTTATTTCTGGATTTTTTTCCAATATTTTGCTTGCTGCAGGTTTAGCTTTTCTAGGTGTTAATCTTGGTGTAGACTTGTATTTAGCCGCAATTTTTGCGTTTGGTGTCAGATTGTTTAATAATATTGCAATCATACGCCGTATTCTTCTTGCACGTTGGTCTGAAAAACGAAAAAACGTTTGA
- a CDS encoding DUF881 domain-containing protein yields the protein MKGKHVIYSLVLLLVGFIVAFSYQVTVKEQLPSQVSQKEWEKEDKLRNDILTVQQNNSLLIERLTELQEEVQEIEKSQAKQEQITSELVNDLDNLRMITGNVKVKGPGVIVSLRDASYIPEQDNPNHYIVHEQHIQKVISELFISGAEAVSINGQRIAHNSYILCIGPVVEVDGNQYFAPFEIAGIGDPEMMEAALNLKGNLKDQLVENGIEVTIEKKNEIVMEPFLSKEN from the coding sequence GTGAAGGGTAAACATGTTATTTATTCCCTTGTACTTTTGTTGGTAGGGTTTATTGTAGCGTTTTCGTATCAAGTTACAGTAAAAGAGCAGTTGCCTAGCCAAGTGTCTCAAAAAGAATGGGAAAAGGAAGATAAACTTCGAAACGATATTTTAACTGTCCAACAAAATAATTCTTTGTTAATTGAACGATTAACAGAACTTCAAGAAGAAGTACAGGAAATAGAAAAATCTCAAGCTAAGCAGGAACAGATAACATCCGAACTAGTGAATGATCTTGACAACTTAAGGATGATCACTGGAAATGTCAAAGTAAAAGGCCCCGGTGTGATTGTTTCGCTTAGAGATGCATCCTATATCCCTGAACAAGATAATCCTAACCACTACATCGTTCATGAACAGCATATTCAAAAAGTAATTTCTGAATTGTTCATTTCGGGAGCCGAAGCCGTCTCAATTAACGGTCAGCGCATTGCACATAATTCATATATACTGTGTATCGGGCCAGTCGTAGAAGTAGATGGGAACCAGTACTTTGCTCCATTTGAAATCGCTGGGATTGGCGATCCTGAAATGATGGAGGCAGCACTGAACCTTAAAGGAAATTTAAAAGATCAACTTGTTGAAAATGGCATTGAAGTTACGATTGAAAAGAAAAATGAAATTGTAATGGAGCCGTTTTTAAGTAAAGAAAATTAG
- the murB gene encoding UDP-N-acetylmuramate dehydrogenase, producing the protein MEKLAEKLIDADIGKVLLDEPLANHTTIKIGGPAELYVEPKDIESLKRLMAFIREENIQWFVIGRGSNLLVKDGGIKGVVINLAKGIEHLEITGETIKVGGGYPLVKLATLISKKGLSGLEFAGGIPGSVGGAVYMNAGAHGSDISKITTRVHVLYPDGSMRWLSNEEMKFSYRTSILQSEPGIVVEAEMKLKEDDKETVTALMKKHKDYRRETQPWNDPCCGSVFRNPLPEHSGALIERAGLKGTKMGGVQISEMHGNFIVNIKKGVAKAQDVLDLIELVKKTIKEKYDIELETEVEVVGDP; encoded by the coding sequence ATGGAAAAGTTAGCGGAAAAATTAATAGACGCAGACATCGGTAAAGTGCTATTAGATGAACCGCTTGCGAACCATACAACGATAAAAATCGGCGGCCCTGCAGAACTGTATGTAGAGCCGAAAGATATCGAAAGCTTGAAGCGGTTAATGGCTTTCATTCGTGAAGAAAACATACAATGGTTCGTCATTGGACGCGGTTCGAATCTGTTGGTAAAGGATGGCGGGATTAAAGGTGTTGTCATTAACCTTGCAAAAGGAATCGAACATTTGGAAATAACGGGTGAAACAATCAAAGTTGGCGGGGGATATCCACTCGTGAAACTTGCCACATTGATAAGTAAAAAAGGATTGTCAGGCCTCGAGTTTGCAGGCGGCATCCCCGGTTCAGTCGGGGGGGCGGTTTATATGAATGCTGGCGCCCATGGATCTGACATTTCAAAGATTACAACGCGTGTTCACGTTCTATATCCTGATGGATCGATGCGATGGCTTTCCAATGAAGAGATGAAATTCTCGTACCGGACATCAATCTTGCAAAGCGAACCCGGAATTGTCGTAGAAGCAGAAATGAAACTTAAAGAAGATGACAAAGAAACGGTTACAGCTTTAATGAAAAAGCATAAAGACTACAGGCGCGAAACACAGCCGTGGAATGACCCGTGCTGTGGAAGCGTATTTCGCAACCCGCTCCCTGAACATTCAGGTGCGTTAATTGAAAGGGCCGGCCTTAAAGGCACAAAAATGGGCGGTGTTCAAATTTCCGAAATGCATGGAAATTTTATTGTAAACATTAAAAAAGGAGTTGCGAAAGCACAGGACGTTCTTGATTTAATTGAATTAGTGAAGAAAACAATTAAAGAGAAATACGATATTGAATTAGAAACAGAAGTAGAAGTTGTTGGCGACCCTTAA
- the ftsZ gene encoding cell division protein FtsZ, producing the protein MLEFDMDVHQLARIKVIGVGGGGSNAVNRMIEHGVQGVDFIAVNTDAQALNLSLAETKLQIGTKLTRGLGAGANPEIGKKAAEESKEQIAEALNGADMVFVTAGMGGGTGTGAAPVIAEIAKEIGALTVGVVTKPFTFEGRKRLNQAVNGISVFKEKVDTLIVIPNDRLLEIVDKNTPMLEAFREADNVLRQGVQGISDLIAVPGLINLDFADVKTIMTEKGTALMGIGIATGENRAADAAKKAISSPLLETSIDGAKGVLMNISGGSNLSLYEVNEAADIVSSASDQDVNMIFGSVINENLKEEILVTVIATGFDEKDMRQKQPDSRPKLQPKSPAAQQSPKEEKEQTEDRRFGSNYQETGETLDIPTFLRNRNRRRR; encoded by the coding sequence ATGTTAGAATTCGATATGGATGTTCATCAATTAGCAAGAATTAAAGTAATTGGCGTCGGCGGCGGGGGAAGCAATGCAGTAAACCGTATGATTGAACATGGTGTCCAAGGCGTAGATTTCATTGCTGTTAATACCGACGCCCAAGCTTTAAATCTATCGTTGGCGGAAACAAAGCTTCAAATTGGAACAAAATTAACAAGAGGACTTGGTGCAGGCGCCAATCCCGAGATCGGAAAAAAGGCTGCAGAAGAAAGTAAAGAGCAAATTGCAGAAGCGCTAAACGGCGCGGATATGGTATTTGTTACCGCTGGTATGGGAGGCGGTACAGGAACTGGTGCCGCACCGGTCATTGCAGAGATTGCAAAGGAAATTGGGGCGTTAACAGTCGGAGTCGTAACAAAGCCTTTTACATTTGAAGGAAGAAAACGTTTAAATCAAGCGGTTAACGGCATTAGCGTGTTTAAAGAAAAAGTAGATACGCTTATCGTTATCCCGAATGACAGGCTGTTGGAAATTGTTGACAAAAACACACCGATGCTTGAGGCATTCCGCGAAGCCGACAATGTTCTTCGCCAAGGTGTCCAAGGCATTTCAGATTTAATTGCGGTTCCCGGATTAATTAATCTAGACTTTGCCGACGTGAAGACGATTATGACGGAAAAGGGTACAGCATTAATGGGAATTGGTATTGCAACAGGTGAGAACCGTGCTGCAGATGCCGCTAAGAAGGCTATCTCAAGCCCGCTTCTTGAAACATCCATTGATGGGGCAAAAGGTGTATTAATGAACATTAGCGGCGGCTCTAACCTCAGTCTATATGAAGTCAACGAAGCGGCTGATATTGTCTCTTCAGCTTCGGATCAAGATGTCAATATGATTTTTGGTTCTGTTATAAATGAAAACCTTAAAGAAGAAATCCTTGTAACTGTTATAGCTACAGGGTTTGATGAGAAAGATATGAGACAAAAACAACCGGATAGCCGCCCTAAGCTTCAACCGAAATCACCAGCTGCTCAGCAATCCCCAAAAGAAGAGAAAGAACAAACTGAAGATAGAAGGTTCGGAAGCAACTATCAAGAAACAGGCGAAACGCTTGATATCCCAACATTTTTAAGAAATAGAAATCGGAGAAGAAGATAG